One part of the bacterium genome encodes these proteins:
- the gcvPB gene encoding aminomethyl-transferring glycine dehydrogenase subunit GcvPB, with protein MSEKLLWEISKEGKKGISLPERDVPEYPVEDHIPGGMIRTTPNRLPQVSEPEVVRHFVRISVMNHHVDKGFYPLGSCTMKYNPKLNERLARLPGFANLHPGVPYEFAQGALELMFRLGEMLCEIGGHSAITLQPAAGAQGEFAGLSIIRRYHESQGNPRKIVVIPDSSHGTNPASIVFSGWQPVEIKSGPDGRIDLKALEPYLNEDLAALMVTNPNTLGIFERDIRKVAEMLHSVGAQLYMDGANMNALLGIARPGEFGVDALHFNLHKTFSTPHGGGGPGSGPVSVAEHLAPYLPKPTVKKLNDGTYTLDWDIPDSMGKLQAFWGSFGVMVKAFAYILTMGKDGLRRTAEDAVLNSNYLLALLRDYYELPYKETPMHEFVLSGEFLRKYGVKTLDVAKRLLDLGFHAPTIYFPLIVHEALMIEPTESEPKEMLEAFADAMIKIRREAEENPQILKEAPHNTPVRRLDEVSANRNPILTYWDYESSQK; from the coding sequence AATCAGCAAAGAGGGCAAAAAGGGTATAAGTCTTCCAGAACGAGATGTACCTGAATACCCTGTTGAGGACCACATTCCCGGTGGGATGATAAGAACCACCCCGAACAGACTTCCACAGGTTTCTGAGCCTGAGGTAGTGCGCCATTTCGTTAGAATCTCCGTAATGAACCATCATGTCGACAAGGGATTTTATCCACTCGGTTCGTGCACTATGAAATACAATCCAAAGCTTAACGAGCGCTTGGCACGGCTACCAGGATTCGCAAACCTCCATCCAGGGGTACCATACGAATTTGCGCAGGGCGCACTGGAGTTAATGTTTCGACTCGGAGAAATGCTTTGTGAAATTGGTGGACACTCCGCGATAACTCTTCAGCCAGCAGCTGGTGCACAGGGGGAATTTGCAGGGCTATCGATAATACGGCGTTACCACGAATCCCAGGGAAACCCGCGAAAAATAGTGGTAATACCCGATTCATCCCACGGAACCAACCCCGCTTCAATAGTTTTTTCTGGCTGGCAACCGGTGGAAATAAAGTCGGGACCAGATGGCAGAATTGACCTTAAAGCTTTAGAACCCTACCTAAACGAGGACCTTGCTGCTTTGATGGTAACCAACCCCAATACCTTAGGCATCTTCGAGCGGGACATAAGAAAGGTTGCGGAAATGTTGCACTCCGTCGGGGCGCAGCTCTACATGGACGGTGCCAATATGAATGCGCTTCTGGGCATAGCTCGTCCGGGAGAATTCGGCGTCGATGCACTTCATTTCAACTTGCACAAAACTTTCTCAACGCCTCACGGTGGCGGCGGACCCGGTTCAGGTCCTGTTTCTGTAGCTGAGCACCTTGCGCCCTACCTGCCCAAGCCGACGGTTAAAAAACTAAACGACGGCACTTACACACTTGATTGGGACATACCGGACTCCATGGGTAAACTTCAGGCGTTCTGGGGCTCGTTTGGAGTCATGGTCAAGGCTTTCGCATACATCCTCACGATGGGAAAAGACGGACTAAGGAGAACCGCTGAGGATGCCGTCCTGAATTCGAACTACCTTCTCGCCCTGTTAAGAGATTACTACGAACTTCCTTATAAAGAAACTCCCATGCACGAGTTCGTTTTATCGGGAGAGTTTTTAAGGAAATACGGAGTGAAAACGCTCGATGTGGCAAAACGCCTTCTGGACCTTGGATTCCATGCGCCCACCATATACTTCCCGCTCATAGTCCACGAGGCACTTATGATCGAGCCAACGGAATCAGAGCCCAAAGAGATGCTCGAGGCATTTGCCGATGCCATGATTAAGATTCGTCGCGAAGCTGAGGAGAACCCGCAAATACTGAAAGAAGCACCGCACAATACTCCTGTAAGAAGGCTGGATGAAGTCAGTGCTAACAGAAATCCGATATTAACCTACTGGGACTACGAGAGTTCGCAGAAGTAG
- a CDS encoding BMC domain-containing protein: MFDIRRALGMIETKGLVGLIEATDAAVKAADVVAVDYERTGGGLTIIKIRGTVGAVKAAVEAGAMAAQRVGELIAAHVIPNPDNGVEPMITPIIPPGTQKPALEFHRWKKTEAKKTGEMSVKYDPNDPKLGEILDKLENEGVESLDYNQLRYLARRIEGFPLTKAEIRSAGRRQLIKILKERKLIIEK; encoded by the coding sequence ATGTTTGACATAAGAAGAGCTCTGGGAATGATTGAGACTAAGGGGCTGGTCGGCTTGATAGAGGCAACAGACGCAGCCGTTAAAGCAGCAGATGTGGTAGCTGTTGACTACGAGCGCACGGGCGGTGGACTTACCATTATAAAAATAAGGGGCACAGTGGGTGCGGTTAAGGCAGCAGTTGAGGCAGGTGCGATGGCTGCGCAGCGAGTTGGCGAGTTAATAGCGGCACATGTAATACCGAACCCAGACAACGGGGTTGAGCCGATGATAACACCTATAATACCACCTGGAACACAAAAGCCTGCACTGGAATTCCACCGCTGGAAAAAGACCGAAGCCAAAAAAACGGGGGAAATGAGCGTTAAATACGACCCGAATGACCCTAAACTCGGCGAGATACTCGATAAACTTGAAAACGAAGGCGTCGAATCGCTCGACTATAACCAGTTACGCTATTTAGCAAGGCGGATAGAAGGATTCCCGCTAACGAAGGCGGAAATAAGAAGCGCAGGACGAAGGCAGCTGATAAAGATTCTAAAGGAGAGGAAACTCATAATTGAAAAGTAA
- the mtgA gene encoding monofunctional biosynthetic peptidoglycan transglycosylase, translating into MPPFVKYILIIISVTLALIFLIIFVPVYKAAKTIDSLNNSIPRITSIMRYNGDTLDYECYPVPIDSISPHLIRAVIISEDIAFFWHHGIDWAELKIVIRQDITRKGFYRGGSTITMQLARLLFLSPRKTPLRKVKEILIAKILERKLSKRRILELYLNLVEWGPHIYGAQAASMHYFGIPASRLTRKQACALAAVLPSPKRWNPINPSKGVEKRIQIIYERLLKYEQKFPEKLWKTM; encoded by the coding sequence ATGCCGCCTTTCGTTAAATACATCCTGATTATAATTTCGGTAACTCTCGCATTGATTTTTTTAATCATATTCGTTCCCGTCTACAAAGCAGCAAAAACGATTGATTCGCTCAACAATAGTATTCCGCGCATAACATCTATAATGCGATACAATGGGGACACCCTCGATTATGAATGCTATCCCGTACCTATAGATAGCATATCGCCCCATCTTATAAGAGCGGTAATCATATCCGAGGATATAGCTTTTTTCTGGCACCACGGCATAGATTGGGCAGAACTAAAAATAGTAATCCGTCAGGACATAACGAGGAAGGGTTTCTATCGCGGTGGCTCGACCATAACGATGCAACTCGCGAGATTATTGTTCCTATCGCCGCGTAAAACTCCTTTGAGGAAAGTTAAGGAAATATTAATAGCCAAAATCCTTGAGCGAAAACTTTCGAAACGGCGTATCCTCGAACTTTACCTTAACCTCGTCGAATGGGGTCCGCACATCTACGGAGCGCAAGCCGCAAGCATGCACTATTTCGGAATCCCTGCAAGCAGGCTTACAAGAAAGCAGGCGTGTGCACTTGCAGCTGTGTTGCCATCACCGAAAAGATGGAATCCTATTAACCCCTCAAAAGGTGTGGAAAAACGAATCCAGATAATTTACGAAAGACTTCTTAAATACGAGCAAAAATTCCCCGAAAAGCTCTGGAAAACCATGTGA
- a CDS encoding BamA/TamA family outer membrane protein, giving the protein MPRGFKTLIIFTLVSFSFGQYYFGKNKIQPIKYDWRVLQSAHFDIYYYPEEDSIARFAAHVAESVYDCYARHFEFHPSDRIPIVIYSSPTLFAETHIVPFIIPEQIGGFTEYILERVVVPFDGDAREFIHILAHELVHIWQLELNQFVHDAHERFFINMPELWFAEGQAEVLSQKEGIDERSEIIEALINEDLLLPADFYKIYGTFKMYKLAESFLRFLRERYGLHSDVLILEKMWTGAYIDDMFPFLFGVTIEDAGQLWRQWLLRRFGQYAGSLTPIKFAGKVLTRDGYFASAVRLDSATVIAKGNRLGYSGIYMVKKRKAKLIRKIELTESSEATRFFKNRIALKGSLLVFSAKSRGKEKLFIKNISNSKEKAFELKDIVQINSPSFTDDGSIIFSGTRISGFRDIFKLNSKTGKLVKITDDPYFDDDPVSAGDTTVFVSDRGKNQRKWLFMMDNDTIYRLCSNAPINNPFSPAISPSREKIAFIADDDTFPNIYIYNLSTDTLYMAHRLAARPVSISFAGEDTLLVCVCTKGECPIMSLPLDSLTSLGVYRKEPVVSSWYPPLTFAQPAESLASKPKSAHKLKLNFAQGEIGMLTTRQTAAGLELSLTDIVGDRNLYLFLANNAREWSEVLKETNVAAIYNSNLKHWRFGFGAYHLNLHTYDRYEGSYSERMIGVIGTANYSISRFTRLELGAMIYHSKRTTFKSSRDDIIFDCAASFIRDNSLWWTTGPIDGMRTNITIGSGVGASGKIYRYIVSLDFRRYLRLSKYSCLAGRVIARTSGGKEPLRFFLGGSLDLRGYQLFQFYGRNLILFNSELRFPVFERIFIATPIVDIDIPGINGALFFDAGDAWEEEPKVVGAIGGGLRLNLSGYLVLRLDVAYKTDFKTISKKPRFDLFFGWDY; this is encoded by the coding sequence ATGCCAAGAGGATTTAAAACACTTATTATTTTTACGCTCGTATCCTTCTCATTCGGTCAATACTACTTTGGCAAGAACAAGATTCAGCCGATAAAGTATGACTGGCGGGTCCTTCAAAGCGCACATTTCGACATATACTATTATCCTGAGGAGGACAGCATAGCGAGATTCGCTGCTCATGTGGCGGAAAGCGTTTACGATTGCTACGCTCGCCACTTTGAGTTTCATCCCTCGGATAGGATACCGATAGTAATTTATAGCTCACCAACACTTTTTGCTGAAACCCATATCGTGCCGTTCATCATACCCGAACAAATAGGTGGGTTTACCGAGTACATTCTCGAAAGGGTAGTTGTCCCCTTTGATGGCGACGCGAGGGAGTTTATCCACATTCTTGCCCATGAGCTCGTTCACATATGGCAACTCGAGCTAAACCAGTTCGTTCACGATGCGCACGAGAGATTTTTCATAAATATGCCAGAACTGTGGTTCGCGGAGGGACAGGCGGAAGTTTTATCCCAGAAAGAGGGCATTGACGAACGAAGCGAAATAATCGAAGCGTTAATAAACGAGGACCTCCTCCTGCCCGCCGATTTCTACAAAATTTATGGCACATTTAAGATGTATAAGTTAGCCGAAAGCTTCCTGAGATTTCTGCGGGAACGATATGGTCTTCACTCGGATGTGCTTATTCTTGAGAAAATGTGGACAGGTGCGTATATAGATGATATGTTTCCCTTTCTTTTCGGGGTCACGATTGAGGATGCAGGGCAGCTTTGGCGACAATGGCTTCTTAGGCGCTTTGGACAATATGCAGGCTCGCTAACACCGATAAAGTTTGCTGGCAAGGTTTTGACCCGCGACGGATACTTTGCATCGGCAGTAAGACTCGATTCCGCAACAGTCATAGCAAAGGGCAACAGGCTTGGATACAGCGGTATATACATGGTAAAGAAACGCAAAGCAAAACTTATCCGCAAAATTGAACTAACGGAAAGCAGCGAGGCGACGCGATTTTTCAAAAATAGGATAGCTCTGAAAGGTAGTTTGTTGGTTTTCTCGGCCAAATCAAGGGGCAAAGAAAAACTTTTCATCAAAAATATCTCGAACTCAAAAGAAAAAGCCTTTGAGCTGAAAGACATCGTGCAAATAAATTCTCCCTCCTTCACGGATGATGGTTCGATAATCTTTTCTGGAACCAGAATTTCGGGATTCCGCGATATTTTCAAACTGAATTCAAAAACAGGGAAGCTCGTTAAAATAACTGATGACCCATACTTTGACGATGACCCAGTATCAGCAGGAGACACAACAGTCTTCGTTTCCGACCGGGGGAAAAACCAGCGGAAATGGCTCTTCATGATGGACAATGATACGATTTATAGGCTTTGCAGCAACGCCCCAATAAACAACCCATTTTCGCCAGCTATATCTCCGTCACGGGAGAAAATTGCTTTCATAGCGGATGATGACACATTCCCGAACATTTACATATACAACTTATCAACCGACACTTTATACATGGCTCATCGACTTGCCGCAAGGCCAGTTTCCATAAGCTTCGCAGGTGAAGACACACTTCTTGTTTGCGTTTGCACAAAAGGAGAATGTCCGATTATGAGTTTACCTTTGGATTCGCTAACCTCGCTCGGCGTTTACCGAAAAGAGCCGGTGGTTTCAAGCTGGTATCCGCCACTAACATTCGCACAACCAGCGGAAAGCCTCGCCTCGAAGCCGAAATCAGCGCACAAACTCAAGCTAAACTTTGCTCAAGGTGAAATAGGAATGTTAACCACAAGACAGACCGCTGCAGGACTTGAGCTAAGCCTTACCGACATCGTGGGTGACAGAAATCTCTACCTTTTTCTTGCCAACAATGCCCGCGAGTGGAGTGAAGTTCTCAAAGAAACCAATGTTGCTGCGATATACAATTCAAACCTCAAACACTGGCGATTCGGTTTTGGTGCTTACCATCTTAATCTTCACACCTACGACCGCTATGAGGGTTCCTACAGCGAACGAATGATAGGCGTCATAGGAACGGCTAATTACAGCATCTCAAGGTTTACGAGACTTGAGCTTGGTGCTATGATTTATCACTCGAAGCGGACGACTTTCAAATCCTCGCGGGACGACATAATTTTCGATTGTGCAGCATCTTTCATAAGGGACAATTCCCTGTGGTGGACCACAGGTCCCATAGATGGCATGCGGACAAACATTACCATCGGTTCCGGAGTGGGCGCATCGGGCAAAATATACAGGTACATAGTCTCGCTCGACTTTCGACGCTATCTCAGGCTGAGTAAATACTCCTGCCTCGCCGGCCGTGTTATCGCAAGGACAAGCGGTGGAAAAGAACCTCTCCGCTTTTTCCTCGGCGGAAGCCTCGATTTAAGAGGCTATCAGCTATTTCAGTTCTACGGAAGAAACCTTATCCTGTTTAATTCCGAGCTTAGATTCCCCGTTTTTGAGCGAATCTTTATCGCGACCC